In Mus musculus strain C57BL/6J chromosome 14, GRCm38.p6 C57BL/6J, the following are encoded in one genomic region:
- the Amer2 gene encoding APC membrane recruitment protein 2 isoform 3 (isoform 3 is encoded by transcript variant 3), producing the protein METGRSRGGGAAVSERGGGARAGVCGRQEQAGALAADMDSHCECAAETPAAEPPSGKINKAAFKLFKKRKSGGTMPSIFGVKNKGDGKSSGPTGMVRSRTHDGLAEVLVLEGSKKEEPPGGSDHSGARPIPGPPKPSGPGLGSLASSSVAKSHSFFSLLKKNGRSETGKGDHAEASKAGGKQKRGLKGIFSSMRWHRRDKRGKEEEEKAVRAAGPGNLVLPGSLTASLECVKEEPPRAARRPDSPGQDASRHAAGEPAGGEQAPASAESAPERICLEAGSPTGSGDQSSRGEDAEGHRREEKPGAALESGAGEVQAAEDASKTGCGDIIADPEEEAGPSCDKHVPGPGKPVLSKKNASVVAYQGGGEEMASPDQVDDTYLPEFWDMLSQTEDQGQGTQEGAAKAATASDIKLAPETSSDTRCGEAAKDMSSVKRRRLHRIPIESQQKEEPKHPEKEHQEGVPNSDEGYWDSTTPGPEEESISNSSSSKKVVIPRDSDSGDALCDLYVEPEASPATLPATEDPPCLSRLKPVSPGTITCPLRTPGSLLKDSKIPISIKHLSNLPSSHPVVHQQPARSEVPRTKIPVSKVLVRRVSNRGLAGTTIRAAACHDSAKKL; encoded by the exons ATGGAGACGGGCAGGAGCCGCGGCGGCGGCGCGGCTGTCAGCGAGCGCGGCGGCGGCGCGCGCGCGGGGGTCTgcgggaggcaggagcaggccgGGGCCCTCGCTGCAGACATGGACTCGCATTGTGAGTGCGCCGCGGAGACGCCCGCCGCAGAGCCGCCGTCGGGGAAGATCAATAAGGCTGCGTTCAAGTTATTCAAGAAAAGGAAATCGGGgggcaccatgcccagcatttttGGGGTCAAAAACAAAGGGGATGGGAAGAGCTCGGGGCCGACGGGAATGGTGAGAAGCAGGACCCACGACGGACTAGCCGAGGTGTTGGTGCTGGAGGGCAGCAAGAAGGAGGAGCCGCCTGGCGGGAGCGATCACAGCGGGGCCCGGCCGATCCCCGGACCCCCCAAACCCTCCGGGCCTGGCCTGGGCTCCCTGGCCAGCAGCTCGGTGGCCAAGTCCCACAGCTTCTTCTCCCTGCTGAAAAAGAACGGGCGATCGGAGACCGGCAAGGGAGACCATGCCGAGGCGAGCAAGGCTGGCGGCAAACAAAAGAGGGGGCTGAAAGGGATCTTCAGCAGCATGCGCTGGCACCGGAGGGACAAGCgcggcaaggaggaggaggagaaggcggTGCGCGCGGCGGGCCCGGGCAACCTGGTTCTGCCCGGTTCGCTCACCGCCAGCCTGGAGTGCGTCAAGGAGGAGCCGCCCCGAGCCGCGCGCCGCCCGGACAGCCCGGGCCAGGACGCCTCGCGACACGCAGCAGGTGAGCCCGCAGGGGGAGAGCAGGCGCCCGCGTCCGCCGAGAGCGCCCCGGAGCGGATCTGCCTCGAGGCCGGGAGCCCCACCGGCTCTGGCGATCAAAGCTCCCGGGGAGAGGACGCCGAGGGGCATCGGCGCGAGGAGAAGCCCGGGGCAGCCCTCGAGTCGGGAGCCGGTGAGGTCCAGGCGGCCGAGGATGCGTCCAAGACAG GCTGTGGAGATATTATTGCAGACCCAGAAGAAGAGGCAGGCCCCAGCTGTGACAAGCATGTCCCCGGGCCAGGCAAGCCAGTTCTCTCTAAAAAGAACGCCAGCGTGGTGGCCTaccaaggaggaggggaggagatggCCAGCCCGGATCAGGTGGACGACACCTATCTCCCGGAATTCTGGGACATGTTGTCCCAGACTGAGGACCAAggacaaggaactcaagaaggcgcAGCGAAGGCAGCCACTGCTTCCGACATCAAGTTGGCCCCTGAGACCTCCAGTGATACCCGGTGTGGGGAAGCAGCCAAGGACATGTCCTCGGTCAAGCGCAGGAGGCTCCACAGAATTCCCATTGAGTCCCAGCAGAAGGAGGAGCCCAAACATCCGGAGAAGGAGCATCAAGAAGGTGTTCCTAACAGCGATGAGGGCTACTGGGACTCCACCACCCCTGGCCCAGAagaagagagcatcagcaacagcagcagcagcaagaaggtGGTCATCCCCAGGGATAGCGACAGTGGCGATGCTCTCTGCGATCTCTACGTTGAACCTGAAGCAAGCCCAGCCACCCTTCCTGCCACAGAGGACCCACCCTGCTTGTCCCGGCTAAAGCCGGTGTCTCCAGGCACCATCACGTGTCCTCTGAGAACACCGGGCAGCTTGCTGAAGGACTCTAAAATCCCTATTAGCATCAAGCATCTCTCCAACCTTCCGTCCAGCCATCCGGTGGTGCACCAGCAACCAGCCAGGAGTGAGGTGCCCAGAACAAAAATCCCTGTTTCCAAAGTGCTGGTCCGTAGGGTCAGCAACCGGGGCTTGGCTGGGACCACCATCAGGGCAGCAGCATGCCATGACAGTGCCAAAAAGTTGTGA
- the Amer2 gene encoding APC membrane recruitment protein 2 isoform X1, which yields METGRSRGGGAAVSERGGGARAGVCGRQEQAGALAADMDSHCECAAETPAAEPPSGKINKAAFKLFKKRKSGGTMPSIFGVKNKGDGKSSGPTGMVRSRTHDGLAEVLVLEGSKKEEPPGGSDHSGARPIPGPPKPSGPGLGSLASSSVAKSHSFFSLLKKNGRSETGKGDHAEASKAGGKQKRGLKGIFSSMRWHRRDKRGKEEEEKAVRAAGPGNLVLPGSLTASLECVKEEPPRAARRPDSPGQDASRHAAGEPAGGEQAPASAESAPERICLEAGSPTGSGDQSSRGEDAEGHRREEKPGAALESGAGEVQAAEDASKTGDVPIKTVPLVDSEGGSGRASAVPDPSSVDPPSDPSADRICLMFSDVTSLKSFDSLTGCGDIIADPEEEAGPSCDKHVPGPGKPVLSKKNASVVAYQGGGEEMASPDQVDDTYLPEFWDMLSQTEDQGQGTQEGAAKAATASDIKLAPETSSDTRCGEAAKDMSSVKRRRLHRIPIESQQKEEPKHPEKEHQEGVPNSDEGYWDSTTPGPEEESISNSSSSKKVVIPRDSDSGDALCDLYVEPEASPATLPATEDPPCLSRLKPVSPGTITCPLRTPGSLLKDSKIPISIKHLSNLPSSHPVVHQQPARSEVPRTKIPVSKVLVRRVSNRGLAGTTIRAAACHDSAKKL from the coding sequence ATGGAGACGGGCAGGAGCCGCGGCGGCGGCGCGGCTGTCAGCGAGCGCGGCGGCGGCGCGCGCGCGGGGGTCTgcgggaggcaggagcaggccgGGGCCCTCGCTGCAGACATGGACTCGCATTGTGAGTGCGCCGCGGAGACGCCCGCCGCAGAGCCGCCGTCGGGGAAGATCAATAAGGCTGCGTTCAAGTTATTCAAGAAAAGGAAATCGGGgggcaccatgcccagcatttttGGGGTCAAAAACAAAGGGGATGGGAAGAGCTCGGGGCCGACGGGAATGGTGAGAAGCAGGACCCACGACGGACTAGCCGAGGTGTTGGTGCTGGAGGGCAGCAAGAAGGAGGAGCCGCCTGGCGGGAGCGATCACAGCGGGGCCCGGCCGATCCCCGGACCCCCCAAACCCTCCGGGCCTGGCCTGGGCTCCCTGGCCAGCAGCTCGGTGGCCAAGTCCCACAGCTTCTTCTCCCTGCTGAAAAAGAACGGGCGATCGGAGACCGGCAAGGGAGACCATGCCGAGGCGAGCAAGGCTGGCGGCAAACAAAAGAGGGGGCTGAAAGGGATCTTCAGCAGCATGCGCTGGCACCGGAGGGACAAGCgcggcaaggaggaggaggagaaggcggTGCGCGCGGCGGGCCCGGGCAACCTGGTTCTGCCCGGTTCGCTCACCGCCAGCCTGGAGTGCGTCAAGGAGGAGCCGCCCCGAGCCGCGCGCCGCCCGGACAGCCCGGGCCAGGACGCCTCGCGACACGCAGCAGGTGAGCCCGCAGGGGGAGAGCAGGCGCCCGCGTCCGCCGAGAGCGCCCCGGAGCGGATCTGCCTCGAGGCCGGGAGCCCCACCGGCTCTGGCGATCAAAGCTCCCGGGGAGAGGACGCCGAGGGGCATCGGCGCGAGGAGAAGCCCGGGGCAGCCCTCGAGTCGGGAGCCGGTGAGGTCCAGGCGGCCGAGGATGCGTCCAAGACAGGTGACGTTCCGATAAAGACCGTCCCCCTTGTCGACTCCGAAGGTGGCAGCGGCCGGGCGTCTGCTGTCCCTGACCCTTCCTCTGTTGATCCACCCTCAGACCCGTCGGCAGATCGTATTTGTTTGATGTTTTCTGACGTGACTTCACTGAAAAGCTTTGACTCTCTTACAGGCTGTGGAGATATTATTGCAGACCCAGAAGAAGAGGCAGGCCCCAGCTGTGACAAGCATGTCCCCGGGCCAGGCAAGCCAGTTCTCTCTAAAAAGAACGCCAGCGTGGTGGCCTaccaaggaggaggggaggagatggCCAGCCCGGATCAGGTGGACGACACCTATCTCCCGGAATTCTGGGACATGTTGTCCCAGACTGAGGACCAAggacaaggaactcaagaaggcgcAGCGAAGGCAGCCACTGCTTCCGACATCAAGTTGGCCCCTGAGACCTCCAGTGATACCCGGTGTGGGGAAGCAGCCAAGGACATGTCCTCGGTCAAGCGCAGGAGGCTCCACAGAATTCCCATTGAGTCCCAGCAGAAGGAGGAGCCCAAACATCCGGAGAAGGAGCATCAAGAAGGTGTTCCTAACAGCGATGAGGGCTACTGGGACTCCACCACCCCTGGCCCAGAagaagagagcatcagcaacagcagcagcagcaagaaggtGGTCATCCCCAGGGATAGCGACAGTGGCGATGCTCTCTGCGATCTCTACGTTGAACCTGAAGCAAGCCCAGCCACCCTTCCTGCCACAGAGGACCCACCCTGCTTGTCCCGGCTAAAGCCGGTGTCTCCAGGCACCATCACGTGTCCTCTGAGAACACCGGGCAGCTTGCTGAAGGACTCTAAAATCCCTATTAGCATCAAGCATCTCTCCAACCTTCCGTCCAGCCATCCGGTGGTGCACCAGCAACCAGCCAGGAGTGAGGTGCCCAGAACAAAAATCCCTGTTTCCAAAGTGCTGGTCCGTAGGGTCAGCAACCGGGGCTTGGCTGGGACCACCATCAGGGCAGCAGCATGCCATGACAGTGCCAAAAAGTTGTGA
- the Amer2 gene encoding APC membrane recruitment protein 2 isoform 2 (isoform 2 is encoded by transcript variant 2): METGRSRGGGAAVSERGGGARAGVCGRQEQAGALAADMDSHCECAAETPAAEPPSGKINKAAFKLFKKRKSGGTMPSIFGVKNKGDGKSSGPTGMVRSRTHDGLAEVLVLEGSKKEEPPGGSDHSGARPIPGPPKPSGPGLGSLASSSVAKSHSFFSLLKKNGRSETGKGDHAEASKAGGKQKRGLKGIFSSMRWHRRDKRGKEEEEKAVRAAGPGNLVLPGSLTASLECVKEEPPRAARRPDSPGQDASRHAAGCGDIIADPEEEAGPSCDKHVPGPGKPVLSKKNASVVAYQGGGEEMASPDQVDDTYLPEFWDMLSQTEDQGQGTQEGAAKAATASDIKLAPETSSDTRCGEAAKDMSSVKRRRLHRIPIESQQKEEPKHPEKEHQEGVPNSDEGYWDSTTPGPEEESISNSSSSKKVVIPRDSDSGDALCDLYVEPEASPATLPATEDPPCLSRLKPVSPGTITCPLRTPGSLLKDSKIPISIKHLSNLPSSHPVVHQQPARSEVPRTKIPVSKVLVRRVSNRGLAGTTIRAAACHDSAKKL, from the exons ATGGAGACGGGCAGGAGCCGCGGCGGCGGCGCGGCTGTCAGCGAGCGCGGCGGCGGCGCGCGCGCGGGGGTCTgcgggaggcaggagcaggccgGGGCCCTCGCTGCAGACATGGACTCGCATTGTGAGTGCGCCGCGGAGACGCCCGCCGCAGAGCCGCCGTCGGGGAAGATCAATAAGGCTGCGTTCAAGTTATTCAAGAAAAGGAAATCGGGgggcaccatgcccagcatttttGGGGTCAAAAACAAAGGGGATGGGAAGAGCTCGGGGCCGACGGGAATGGTGAGAAGCAGGACCCACGACGGACTAGCCGAGGTGTTGGTGCTGGAGGGCAGCAAGAAGGAGGAGCCGCCTGGCGGGAGCGATCACAGCGGGGCCCGGCCGATCCCCGGACCCCCCAAACCCTCCGGGCCTGGCCTGGGCTCCCTGGCCAGCAGCTCGGTGGCCAAGTCCCACAGCTTCTTCTCCCTGCTGAAAAAGAACGGGCGATCGGAGACCGGCAAGGGAGACCATGCCGAGGCGAGCAAGGCTGGCGGCAAACAAAAGAGGGGGCTGAAAGGGATCTTCAGCAGCATGCGCTGGCACCGGAGGGACAAGCgcggcaaggaggaggaggagaaggcggTGCGCGCGGCGGGCCCGGGCAACCTGGTTCTGCCCGGTTCGCTCACCGCCAGCCTGGAGTGCGTCAAGGAGGAGCCGCCCCGAGCCGCGCGCCGCCCGGACAGCCCGGGCCAGGACGCCTCGCGACACGCAGCAG GCTGTGGAGATATTATTGCAGACCCAGAAGAAGAGGCAGGCCCCAGCTGTGACAAGCATGTCCCCGGGCCAGGCAAGCCAGTTCTCTCTAAAAAGAACGCCAGCGTGGTGGCCTaccaaggaggaggggaggagatggCCAGCCCGGATCAGGTGGACGACACCTATCTCCCGGAATTCTGGGACATGTTGTCCCAGACTGAGGACCAAggacaaggaactcaagaaggcgcAGCGAAGGCAGCCACTGCTTCCGACATCAAGTTGGCCCCTGAGACCTCCAGTGATACCCGGTGTGGGGAAGCAGCCAAGGACATGTCCTCGGTCAAGCGCAGGAGGCTCCACAGAATTCCCATTGAGTCCCAGCAGAAGGAGGAGCCCAAACATCCGGAGAAGGAGCATCAAGAAGGTGTTCCTAACAGCGATGAGGGCTACTGGGACTCCACCACCCCTGGCCCAGAagaagagagcatcagcaacagcagcagcagcaagaaggtGGTCATCCCCAGGGATAGCGACAGTGGCGATGCTCTCTGCGATCTCTACGTTGAACCTGAAGCAAGCCCAGCCACCCTTCCTGCCACAGAGGACCCACCCTGCTTGTCCCGGCTAAAGCCGGTGTCTCCAGGCACCATCACGTGTCCTCTGAGAACACCGGGCAGCTTGCTGAAGGACTCTAAAATCCCTATTAGCATCAAGCATCTCTCCAACCTTCCGTCCAGCCATCCGGTGGTGCACCAGCAACCAGCCAGGAGTGAGGTGCCCAGAACAAAAATCCCTGTTTCCAAAGTGCTGGTCCGTAGGGTCAGCAACCGGGGCTTGGCTGGGACCACCATCAGGGCAGCAGCATGCCATGACAGTGCCAAAAAGTTGTGA